From the Chitinolyticbacter meiyuanensis genome, one window contains:
- the mnmE gene encoding tRNA uridine-5-carboxymethylaminomethyl(34) synthesis GTPase MnmE yields the protein MLYIPEPIAAIATAPGRGGVGVIRVSGRRLDAIVEGLIGRPLTARHAHFARFRAADTSAIDEGLALFFPGPNSFTGEDVLEIQGHGGPVVMNMLLKRCIELGARHAEPGEFSKRAFLNGKLDLAQAEAVADLIDAQSEAAARSALKSLDGAFSLEVRALVDALIHLRMLVEATLDFPEEDIDFLAAADARGQLGTIQGQLARVLMTATQGKLLREGMHVVLIGQPNVGKSSLMNALAGEDIAIVTEIAGTTRDTVRELILIDGVPVHVIDTAGLRETDDPVERIGIARTWAAVEKADLALLLVDSREGVTRHDLDILTRLPKALPVLRVFNKIDLTGDVPGDVARDVVHVSAKGGEGLEALRQRLLHHVGWRGSDDGVFIARERHLDAIRRASTHLDTAAVAYQQIELLAEELRLAQNALNEITGEFTSDDLLGVIFSKFCIGK from the coding sequence ATGCTGTATATCCCTGAGCCCATCGCCGCCATTGCCACCGCGCCCGGTCGCGGCGGCGTCGGTGTGATCCGCGTGTCCGGTCGCCGGCTCGACGCCATCGTCGAAGGCCTGATCGGCCGGCCACTCACCGCCCGCCACGCCCATTTCGCCCGCTTTCGCGCGGCCGACACCAGTGCCATCGACGAGGGCCTCGCACTGTTTTTCCCCGGCCCCAACTCCTTCACTGGCGAGGATGTGCTGGAGATCCAGGGCCATGGCGGTCCGGTAGTGATGAACATGCTGCTCAAGCGCTGCATCGAGCTCGGTGCGCGCCACGCCGAGCCCGGCGAGTTCTCCAAGCGTGCCTTCCTCAATGGCAAGCTTGACCTCGCCCAGGCTGAGGCGGTGGCTGACCTGATTGACGCGCAATCGGAGGCCGCTGCGCGCTCCGCGCTCAAATCGCTCGACGGTGCGTTCTCGCTGGAAGTACGCGCGCTGGTCGACGCGTTGATCCATCTGCGCATGCTGGTCGAGGCCACGCTGGATTTCCCCGAGGAGGACATCGACTTCCTCGCCGCCGCCGACGCACGCGGCCAGCTCGGCACCATCCAGGGCCAGCTCGCCCGCGTGCTGATGACGGCAACGCAGGGCAAGCTGCTGCGCGAAGGCATGCACGTGGTGCTGATCGGTCAGCCCAATGTCGGCAAATCCAGCCTGATGAATGCCCTTGCGGGCGAAGACATCGCCATCGTCACCGAGATCGCTGGCACCACCCGCGATACGGTGCGCGAGCTGATCCTGATCGATGGCGTTCCCGTACACGTGATCGATACCGCCGGCCTGCGCGAAACCGACGACCCGGTCGAGCGCATCGGCATCGCCCGCACCTGGGCGGCGGTCGAGAAGGCCGATCTGGCGCTGCTGTTGGTCGACAGCCGCGAGGGGGTTACCCGGCACGATCTCGACATCCTCACGCGCCTACCCAAGGCGCTGCCGGTACTGCGCGTGTTCAACAAGATCGACCTCACTGGCGACGTGCCCGGCGATGTCGCCCGTGACGTGGTCCACGTCTCCGCCAAAGGCGGCGAGGGCCTGGAAGCGCTACGCCAGCGCTTGCTGCACCACGTGGGCTGGCGAGGCAGCGACGACGGCGTCTTCATCGCCCGCGAGCGCCACCTCGATGCCATCCGCCGTGCCAGTACCCACCTCGACACCGCAGCGGTGGCCTACCAACAGATCGAACTGCTTGCCGAAGAGCTGCGCCTCGCGCAGAACGCGCTCAATGAAATCACCGGCGAATTCACTTCGGATGATTTGCTGGGCGTGATCTTCAGCAAGTTCTGCATTGGGAAGTAG